The Fundidesulfovibrio putealis DSM 16056 genome segment AACGCGTGGGCGGGGCCGTGGCCCAGGGATTTACCTCGCGCAGGCACCGCCAGCGCATGTTCAGCCTGGACAACGCCCTTAGCCTCGACGAATGGCGGGCCTTCCTGGAGCGTCTGGCCCGCGTGCTGCCGGAGCGCGATTTCACCTTCTGGGCCGACCCCAAGTTCGACGGTCTGGCCCTGGAGGTCATTTACGAGGACGGGCGCTTCGTCAGCGCCCTCACGCGCGGCGACGGCGAGACCGGCGAGGATGTCACCGACAACATCCGCACGGTGCGAAACCTCCCCCTGGACATCACGGCGCGCGCCGCCAAGGCCCGTCTGCCCGTGCCCAAACTTCTGGAAGTGCGCGGCGAGGTGGTCATCACCAAGGCCGACTTCCACGCCTTGAACGATGCCCAGGACGAGGCCGGAGGCAAGGTGTTCGCCAACCCCCGCAACGCCGCCGCCGGGAGCGTGCGCCAGTTGGATTCGCGCATCACCGCCTCGCGCCCCTTGAAATTTTTCGCTTACGGCATCGGCCAGACTGAGTGGCCCTTGGGCGACCCCTGGCCCACCCAGCGCGCCCTGATGGAGGGGCTGGCCGCTTTCGGCTTCCAGACAGCGAAGCAGGGCAGGGCGGTGGACGCCGCCGGAGTCGAGGCCCTGTACGCCGAGCTGGAAGAGGGTCGCGACAAACTGCCCTTCGAGATCGACGGCATGGTGGTCAAGCTGGACCGCCTGGACTGGCAGCGCGAGGCCGGGTTCACGGCCCGCGCCCCCCGCTGGGCAATCGCCTGGAAGTTTGCGCCGCATCAGGCCGAGACGGTGCTCGAACGCATCGACATCCAGGTGGGGCGTACTGGTGTGCTGACTCCTGTGGCCATTTTGACTCCCGTGCAACTGGCTGGCGTCACCGTGTCGCGGGCCACGCTGCACAACGAGGACGAGATACGCGCCAAGAACCTGCACGAGGGTGACACCGTGGTGGTGCAGCGTGCGGGCGACGTCATTCCCGAGGTGGTGCGCTCCGTGCCGGAGAAGCGCCCTGAAGGCGCGCGCGAGTTCGTCTTCCCGCACATCTGTCCCTCCTGCGGCTCGAAGGCCGAGCGCCTCTCCGGCGAGGCGGCCTGGCGCTGCCTGAACATCTCCTGCCCGGCGGTGCTGCGCCAGGCCATCGTGTTTTTCGTGTCCAAGGCGGGGCTTGATATCGAGGGAGTGGGCAAGCGCTGGATCGAGATCCTGGTGGACAAGGGCATGGTGAAGTCCCCGGCGGATCTCTTCGGGCTGACCATGGACGACCTCATGAAGCTCGACCGCATGGGCGAGAAGCTGGCCGGAAACTTCCTGGCCGCCATCGAGCAGGCGCGGCTGAACACGCCGCTTTTCAAGCTGATCGGGGCGCTGGGCATCCGGCAGGTTGGCGCGCAGACCGCCCGAACGCTGGCCGGGGCCTTTGCCGACCTGGACGCCCTGAGCGAGGCAACCGCCGAGGACTTGCAGGCCCTGCCGGACATCGGGCCGGAGGTGGCCGCGTCCATCCGGGCCTTCTTCGGCAATCCGGCCAACCACGAACTGCTGGCGCGCTTCAAGTCCATCGGCCTGTGGCCGCGCAAGGCCGTGGCCGAAACTGATGGCGATGCCCCCAAGCCCTTCGCGGGCAAGCGGTTCCTGTTCACGGGCGCGCTTTCCGGCATGACCCGCTCCCAGGCAGAGGCGGAAGTGGAGCGCCTGGGCGGCGTTGTGTCCGGTTCCGTCTCCAAGAAGCTCAATTTCCTGGTGGTGGGTCAGGACCCCGGCTCCAAGCTGGATAAAGCCCGCACACTTGGTGTACGGGTGATCTCTCAAGACGATTTTGAACGCCTGACACGGGGCGAAACCGTTTCATCCGAGTGAGGACACTATGAGCGTGTGCGATGTCATCATCATGGGCGCGGGCGGTCGCATGGGCCAGACCCTGGCCGGACTGGCGATCAATGACCCTTCATACAGGCTGGCGGGCGTGGTGGAGCGTCCCCAGAACGCGGCCTCCCTGGACCGTTACGACTGCGTGAAAGGGACCGAGATGGAGAACGTGTTCGCCAAGTGCCCGGGCGCGGTGATCATTGACTTCACCGCCCCGGAAGCGAGCCTCAAGGTGGCCAATCTGGCCGCGCGCATGGGCAATCCGGCGGTCATCGGCACTACCGGGTTCAGTGCGCCCCAGATGCAGGAGCTTGAAGCCGCAGCCAAGCAGGGTCCGCTGTTCTGGGCTCCCAACATGAGCGTTGGCGTCAACTCTCTGCTGCAAGTGCTGCCCAAGCTCGTTGAGGCACTCGGTCCCGGCTACGACCTGGAGATCATGGAGATCCATCACAACAAGAAAGCCGACTCGCCCAGCGGCACCGCCCTGAAGCTCGGACAGGCCATCGCGGCCGCGCGCGGCGAAAAAATTGACGACGTGAAGGTCTGCTCGCGCGACGGCATCATCGGCGCGCGCACCCCCAAGGAAATCGGCATCGTGGCCGTTCGCGGCGGCGACGTGGTCGGCGACCACACCGTGTATTTCCTGGGCCAGGGCGAGCGCATAGAGGTGACCCACCGGGCGCACTCGCGCGAGACCTTCGCCCACGGCGCCATGCGCGCCGCCCTGTGGATGAAGGGACAGAAGGGCGGAAAACTGCTCACCATGTCCGACATGCTGGCATGAAGATCGGTCTTCTCCAGGTGAACACCGTGGTGGGCGACCTGTCCGGCAATGCCGGGCGCGTCGCCCGCGCCGCGCGTCAGGCCGCCGAGGCCGGGGCCAGCCTGTGCATCACGCCGGAGCTGGCCCTGACCGGCTATCCGCCGCGCGACCTGCTGCTGACTCCCGCCTTCGTGGACAAGGCCCGCAAGGAACTGGAGCGCTTGGCCCGCGAATTGCGCGATGGCCCGGTCCTGCTGGTGGGCACCGCCGCTCGCACCGTCAATCCCGGAGGCAGGCCGCTCATCAACTGTGCGGCCCTGTTGTCCGGAGGCGGCGTTGGCGCGCTTCTGCCCAAGAAGCTCCTGCCCACCTACGACGTGTTCGACGAGGACCGCTACTTCGAGCCGGGCGGCTGCCTGGGGTTCATCGAGCTTCACGGCCTGCGCCTGGGCGTGACCATCTGCGAGGACATCTGGAACGACAAGGATTTCTGGCAGCAAAGGCGCTACCCCGAGGACCCCGTGGAGCGTCTGGCCGAAGAGGGCCTGGACGCCATCCTGAACCTCTCCGCCTCGCCGTTCACGCTTGGAAAGCAGGTGCAGCGCGAGAAGATGCTCGCCACCATGGCCCGCAAATACGGCCTGCCCGTGCTCTACTGCAATCAGGTGGGCGGCAACGACGACCTGGTGTTCGACGGGCGTTCCATGGCCCTGGACGCCTCGGGCGCGCTGGTTGCCCGCGCGTCCGGTTTCGAGGAGAGCGTGCTGGTTGTGGACGTGGCCGAACTCGTCGAGACGGTTGGTTCCGCTTCCGGTAATGCCGCCAGCCGTCCGGTTCAGCTGGCGCAGGACGATTATTCCGAAGAGTCCGAGGCGTGGCGCGCCCTGGTGCTTGGCGTGAAGGATTACGCGGCCAAGTGCGGCTTCAAGGGGGCCATCCTGGGCCTCTCCGGCGGCATCGACTCCGCCCTGACCGCCGTGATCGCCGCCGAGGCCCTAGGGGTTGAGAACGTGCTGGGGGTCCTTATGCCAAGCCCTTATTCCAGCCAGGGCAGCGTGAACGACTCGCTGGAGCTGGTGAAGCGCCTGGGCATACGCAGCATGACGACCCCCATCTCGGACATCATGGCCGCCTTCGAAAAGAGCCTCGCCCCGGCCTTCGTTGGCCGCAAGCCGGACGTGACCGAGGAGAACATCCAGTCGCGCATCCGGGGAAACCTGCTCATGGCCATGTCCAACAAGTTCGGGCACGTGCTTTTGACCACGGGCAACAAGTCCGAGCTGGCCGTGGGCTACTGCACCATCTACGGGGATATGTCCGGCGGCCTGGCCGTCATCTCCGACGTGCCGAAGACCATGGTCTACCGTCTGGCCGAGTACGTGAACGCCCAGCGTGGCGAGGTGATCCCGCGCGCCATCATCGACAAGGCTCCCTCGGCGGAACTGCGCCCGGACCAGACCGACCAGGACAGCCTGCCTCCCTACGAGATCCTGGACGCCATCCTGAAGCTTAGGGTGGAGCGCCACCAGTCGGTGGAGGAGATCGCCCACGCCGGGTTCGACAGGGCCATGGTGGAAAAGGTGTGCAAGCTGGTGAAGGGGGCGGA includes the following:
- the ligA gene encoding NAD-dependent DNA ligase LigA codes for the protein MTGTGQDSATARSRALMLRAQLEHHNYQYYVLDAPEISDAEYDVLLRELQTLEAAYPELADPNSPTKRVGGAVAQGFTSRRHRQRMFSLDNALSLDEWRAFLERLARVLPERDFTFWADPKFDGLALEVIYEDGRFVSALTRGDGETGEDVTDNIRTVRNLPLDITARAAKARLPVPKLLEVRGEVVITKADFHALNDAQDEAGGKVFANPRNAAAGSVRQLDSRITASRPLKFFAYGIGQTEWPLGDPWPTQRALMEGLAAFGFQTAKQGRAVDAAGVEALYAELEEGRDKLPFEIDGMVVKLDRLDWQREAGFTARAPRWAIAWKFAPHQAETVLERIDIQVGRTGVLTPVAILTPVQLAGVTVSRATLHNEDEIRAKNLHEGDTVVVQRAGDVIPEVVRSVPEKRPEGAREFVFPHICPSCGSKAERLSGEAAWRCLNISCPAVLRQAIVFFVSKAGLDIEGVGKRWIEILVDKGMVKSPADLFGLTMDDLMKLDRMGEKLAGNFLAAIEQARLNTPLFKLIGALGIRQVGAQTARTLAGAFADLDALSEATAEDLQALPDIGPEVAASIRAFFGNPANHELLARFKSIGLWPRKAVAETDGDAPKPFAGKRFLFTGALSGMTRSQAEAEVERLGGVVSGSVSKKLNFLVVGQDPGSKLDKARTLGVRVISQDDFERLTRGETVSSE
- the dapB gene encoding 4-hydroxy-tetrahydrodipicolinate reductase, with product MSVCDVIIMGAGGRMGQTLAGLAINDPSYRLAGVVERPQNAASLDRYDCVKGTEMENVFAKCPGAVIIDFTAPEASLKVANLAARMGNPAVIGTTGFSAPQMQELEAAAKQGPLFWAPNMSVGVNSLLQVLPKLVEALGPGYDLEIMEIHHNKKADSPSGTALKLGQAIAAARGEKIDDVKVCSRDGIIGARTPKEIGIVAVRGGDVVGDHTVYFLGQGERIEVTHRAHSRETFAHGAMRAALWMKGQKGGKLLTMSDMLA
- a CDS encoding NAD+ synthase, coding for MKIGLLQVNTVVGDLSGNAGRVARAARQAAEAGASLCITPELALTGYPPRDLLLTPAFVDKARKELERLARELRDGPVLLVGTAARTVNPGGRPLINCAALLSGGGVGALLPKKLLPTYDVFDEDRYFEPGGCLGFIELHGLRLGVTICEDIWNDKDFWQQRRYPEDPVERLAEEGLDAILNLSASPFTLGKQVQREKMLATMARKYGLPVLYCNQVGGNDDLVFDGRSMALDASGALVARASGFEESVLVVDVAELVETVGSASGNAASRPVQLAQDDYSEESEAWRALVLGVKDYAAKCGFKGAILGLSGGIDSALTAVIAAEALGVENVLGVLMPSPYSSQGSVNDSLELVKRLGIRSMTTPISDIMAAFEKSLAPAFVGRKPDVTEENIQSRIRGNLLMAMSNKFGHVLLTTGNKSELAVGYCTIYGDMSGGLAVISDVPKTMVYRLAEYVNAQRGEVIPRAIIDKAPSAELRPDQTDQDSLPPYEILDAILKLRVERHQSVEEIAHAGFDRAMVEKVCKLVKGAEFKRRQAAPGIKITDRAFGTGWRMPVACRIEY